One genomic segment of Mycolicibacterium gilvum includes these proteins:
- a CDS encoding type I polyketide synthase has protein sequence MTSGTTDSPQDSLPDNAIAVIGMAGRFPGAQSVSEFWRNLRGGVESIVDLSESELLAAGVTEQTLANRSYVRRAALMSGIEEFDADFFGFTPQAAKALDPQHRLFLQTVFHAFEDAGYDPKGLEATVGVFGTSSTSGYLLHNLMSNYDPMMVIGQGASFDMVSLSLSNDKDHLATRVAHSYDLRGPALSVATACSSSLVAVHLACQSILNGECDIALAGGSSLRIPNRVGYWYAQGSMVTPTGQCRPFDVRADGTVFGSGVGVLVLKALEDAVADGDRIHAVIRGSALNNDGATKMTYAAPNALGQAEVIAEAHAIAGVDASTITYVETHGTGTPLGDPIEVEGLRQAFELAEDERSAPCYLGSVKSNIGHLETAAGIAGLIKAILCLEHKAIPATLHYTSPNPELHLDRGPFRVRAQDGPWESDGIRRAGVSSFGVGGTNAHIILEEAPVAPARAQTSSPARPSVLVLSARTQEALEDSRATLARELGENAEISLPDVAYTLGRRRKEPIRLAAVVRDQANAATVLSAAETDGATDNVFIGRGHPDWDSSATDRIAFLFPGQGAQHIGMARGLHDNEPVFARYFDECATAFSDEMGFDLRAEIFDGVGRNLEHTDRAQPALFTVEYALARLIQSYGVEPAIMAGHSIGEYPAATLAGVFDLDTAVKVVATRAKLMHAAPRGVMIAVPLSPDAVAEYLTPDVDIATINDPGSCVVAGTDEAIRAFQAGLAEKGVAARRVRTAHAFHSRLMDPVVAEFTAFLSGLTLREPQIPLLSNVTGTTMSASEATNPSTWARQIRATVRFADELDALLAAPDRVLVEVGPGGTLTSSAGRHPRWSERHRAVRLMRHQAQNRSDDDTFHLALGQLWAADVDVDWTQGDQDAADARTLVTLPGYPFARQRHWVEYNASSAWVANGSGAAGVSATGAQAGSAAGGAGGGSSVEASLQRIWAQCLGVNEIDRHANFFEIGGDSLVAISVAMTAGHAGLDLTPQDLYENQTVASLAKVLTARYAEGGLARQSVDDSTSPPVPPNVAYFLEHGLRDVSRWRIPVILGLRSDVGEDDVRAVLTAVTDAHDVLRVRLVERSGIWDQIIAEPGEFTELASRELPSGVAAGSPQEREAVLAFLDEQVREHQVVVPLTATLIRSGSGGPSYLALSLHGIAGDVSGDSASRDVLLTDLFTAFNQRMAGEEIVLAPVTASWREWSQRCAGLAGHPAVLDSRDYWLQTAHRSTLRVAGGEPADRPGAADLERLSTMLSAAETGEFDDARRRLRLSAEEILLAALGRAVAVTVGEGAVAVDLGGRGRSVLKPDVDLARTVGSFAALHPVVLTASGQTASAALAEVRQTLDAVPHYGIGYGLLRYLYAPTARLLGDGRPADILFSHVGTIPDAPADQPDDAPVRFDPDTAMPIRDALPGLGHALEVRIYRTGGELHLDWWYDIRRLGPTDVESFSRQYSAAVLDISREALAEEDTDAAGDELALVDLS, from the coding sequence GTGACCAGCGGTACGACGGACTCCCCGCAGGACTCCCTGCCGGACAACGCCATCGCCGTCATCGGCATGGCCGGACGGTTCCCGGGCGCGCAGTCGGTGTCGGAGTTCTGGCGCAACCTGCGCGGCGGTGTCGAGTCGATCGTCGACCTGTCCGAGAGCGAGCTGCTCGCCGCCGGTGTCACCGAGCAGACCCTGGCCAACCGGTCCTACGTCCGGCGGGCCGCCCTGATGTCGGGCATCGAGGAGTTCGACGCGGACTTCTTCGGGTTCACCCCGCAGGCCGCCAAGGCGCTGGATCCGCAGCACCGGCTCTTCCTGCAGACGGTGTTCCACGCGTTCGAGGACGCCGGCTACGACCCCAAGGGCCTCGAGGCGACCGTCGGGGTGTTCGGCACCAGCTCGACCAGCGGGTACCTGCTGCACAACCTGATGTCGAACTACGACCCGATGATGGTGATCGGGCAGGGCGCCAGCTTCGACATGGTCAGCCTGTCGCTGTCCAACGACAAGGACCATCTGGCGACGCGGGTGGCCCACAGCTACGACCTGCGCGGGCCCGCGCTGTCGGTCGCGACGGCGTGTTCGTCCTCCCTGGTGGCCGTGCATCTGGCGTGTCAGTCGATCCTCAACGGCGAGTGCGACATCGCGCTGGCCGGCGGGTCGTCGCTGCGCATTCCGAACCGGGTGGGCTACTGGTACGCGCAGGGGTCGATGGTGACGCCGACCGGTCAGTGCCGGCCGTTCGACGTCCGCGCCGACGGCACGGTGTTCGGCAGCGGTGTCGGCGTGCTGGTGCTCAAGGCCCTGGAGGACGCGGTGGCCGACGGCGACCGCATCCACGCGGTGATCCGCGGCTCGGCGCTCAACAACGACGGTGCGACGAAGATGACCTACGCGGCGCCCAACGCCCTCGGGCAGGCCGAGGTGATCGCCGAGGCGCACGCGATCGCCGGTGTCGACGCGTCGACGATCACCTATGTCGAGACACACGGCACCGGGACCCCGCTGGGCGACCCGATCGAGGTCGAAGGTCTGCGTCAGGCGTTCGAGCTGGCCGAGGACGAGCGCAGCGCGCCCTGCTACCTGGGTTCGGTGAAGTCGAACATCGGGCACCTGGAGACCGCCGCGGGAATCGCGGGCCTGATCAAGGCAATCCTGTGCCTCGAACACAAGGCGATCCCGGCGACGCTGCACTACACGAGCCCCAACCCCGAGCTGCACCTCGATCGCGGACCGTTCCGTGTCCGCGCCCAGGACGGGCCGTGGGAGTCCGACGGCATCCGGCGCGCGGGTGTCAGCTCGTTCGGTGTGGGCGGCACCAACGCCCACATCATCCTGGAGGAGGCGCCCGTGGCGCCGGCGCGCGCGCAGACCTCGTCGCCGGCCCGCCCGTCGGTGCTGGTGCTGTCGGCGAGAACCCAGGAGGCCCTTGAGGACTCGCGCGCAACGCTGGCCCGGGAGCTCGGCGAGAACGCTGAGATCAGCCTGCCCGACGTGGCCTACACCCTGGGCCGGCGCCGCAAGGAACCGATCCGGCTGGCCGCCGTCGTGCGCGACCAGGCCAATGCCGCCACCGTGCTGTCGGCCGCTGAGACGGACGGCGCGACCGACAACGTGTTCATCGGCCGCGGGCACCCCGACTGGGACTCCTCGGCGACGGACCGGATCGCGTTCCTGTTCCCCGGGCAGGGCGCCCAGCACATCGGGATGGCGCGCGGTCTGCACGACAACGAGCCCGTGTTCGCCCGGTACTTCGACGAGTGCGCGACCGCCTTCAGCGACGAGATGGGTTTCGACCTGCGCGCCGAGATCTTCGACGGCGTCGGACGCAACCTCGAGCACACCGACCGGGCGCAACCGGCGCTGTTCACCGTCGAGTACGCGCTGGCCAGGTTGATCCAGTCCTACGGTGTGGAGCCCGCGATCATGGCGGGCCACAGCATCGGCGAATACCCGGCGGCCACCCTCGCCGGGGTGTTCGACCTCGACACCGCGGTCAAGGTGGTCGCCACGCGCGCCAAGCTGATGCACGCGGCACCGCGCGGGGTGATGATCGCCGTCCCGCTGAGCCCGGACGCGGTCGCCGAGTACCTGACCCCCGACGTCGACATCGCGACGATCAACGATCCCGGCAGCTGCGTCGTCGCCGGCACCGACGAGGCCATCCGGGCGTTCCAGGCAGGGCTCGCCGAGAAGGGCGTCGCGGCACGCCGGGTGCGCACCGCGCACGCGTTCCACTCGAGGCTGATGGACCCGGTCGTCGCCGAGTTCACGGCGTTCCTGTCGGGGTTGACCCTGCGGGAACCGCAGATCCCGTTGCTGTCGAACGTCACCGGCACCACGATGTCGGCGAGCGAGGCCACCAACCCGTCGACGTGGGCACGCCAGATCCGGGCGACCGTGCGGTTCGCCGACGAACTCGACGCGCTGCTCGCGGCTCCGGACCGCGTGCTGGTCGAGGTCGGGCCCGGCGGCACGCTGACCTCGTCGGCGGGCCGGCATCCGCGCTGGTCCGAACGGCACCGCGCGGTGCGGTTGATGCGCCACCAGGCGCAGAACCGCAGCGACGACGACACCTTCCACCTGGCGTTGGGGCAGCTGTGGGCGGCCGACGTGGACGTCGACTGGACGCAGGGCGATCAGGACGCGGCCGACGCGCGCACCCTCGTCACGCTTCCCGGTTATCCGTTCGCCCGGCAACGGCACTGGGTCGAGTACAACGCGAGCTCCGCATGGGTCGCCAACGGGTCCGGCGCAGCCGGGGTGTCGGCGACCGGCGCCCAGGCCGGGTCGGCCGCGGGTGGGGCCGGCGGAGGCTCGTCGGTGGAGGCGTCGCTGCAACGCATCTGGGCGCAGTGCCTCGGCGTCAACGAGATCGACCGGCACGCCAACTTCTTCGAGATCGGCGGCGACTCGCTGGTCGCGATCAGCGTCGCGATGACGGCGGGCCATGCCGGCCTCGACCTGACCCCGCAGGATCTCTACGAGAACCAGACGGTCGCGTCGCTGGCGAAGGTGCTCACCGCGCGGTACGCCGAAGGCGGTCTGGCACGCCAGAGCGTCGACGACTCGACCAGCCCGCCGGTGCCGCCGAACGTCGCGTACTTCCTGGAGCACGGGCTGCGCGACGTCAGCCGGTGGCGCATTCCGGTGATCCTCGGGCTGCGCTCCGACGTCGGCGAGGACGATGTCCGGGCGGTGCTGACGGCGGTCACCGACGCGCACGACGTGCTGCGCGTGCGTCTCGTCGAACGGTCGGGCATCTGGGACCAGATCATCGCCGAGCCCGGCGAGTTCACCGAGCTGGCCAGCAGGGAGCTGCCCAGCGGGGTGGCCGCCGGCAGCCCTCAGGAACGCGAGGCGGTGCTGGCGTTCCTCGACGAGCAGGTCCGCGAGCACCAGGTGGTCGTGCCGCTCACCGCGACACTGATCCGCAGCGGCTCGGGCGGTCCGTCGTACCTGGCGTTGAGCCTGCACGGCATCGCCGGCGACGTGTCCGGCGATTCCGCCTCGCGCGATGTGCTTCTGACCGACCTGTTCACCGCGTTCAACCAGCGGATGGCGGGGGAGGAGATCGTGCTGGCCCCGGTCACCGCGTCGTGGCGGGAGTGGTCGCAGCGCTGCGCCGGACTGGCCGGCCATCCCGCGGTGCTCGACAGCCGCGACTACTGGCTGCAGACCGCGCACAGGTCGACGCTGCGGGTGGCCGGCGGTGAACCCGCCGACCGTCCCGGTGCCGCCGACCTGGAGCGGTTGTCGACGATGTTGTCGGCCGCCGAGACCGGGGAGTTCGACGACGCGCGTCGCCGCCTGCGCCTGTCGGCCGAGGAGATCCTGCTCGCCGCGCTGGGACGTGCGGTCGCCGTGACCGTCGGCGAGGGCGCGGTCGCGGTGGACCTGGGCGGGCGTGGCCGGTCGGTCCTCAAGCCCGACGTCGACCTCGCGCGCACCGTGGGCTCGTTCGCCGCGCTGCATCCGGTCGTGCTGACCGCCTCAGGGCAGACGGCGTCGGCCGCGCTGGCCGAGGTGCGGCAGACGCTCGACGCGGTGCCGCACTACGGCATCGGGTACGGGCTGCTGCGCTACCTCTACGCGCCAACCGCGAGGCTGCTCGGCGACGGCAGGCCCGCCGACATCCTGTTCTCCCATGTCGGCACGATCCCGGACGCGCCGGCCGATCAGCCCGACGACGCCCCGGTGCGCTTCGACCCCGACACCGCGATGCCGATCCGCGACGCGCTGCCCGGTCTCGGACACGCCCTCGAGGTGCGGATCTACCGGACGGGGGGCGAACTGCACCTGGACTGGTGGTACGACATCCGCCGTCTCGGCCCCACCGATGTGGAATCCTTCTCCCGACAGTATTCGGCAGCGGTCCTCGACATCAGCCGGGAAGCACTCGCCGAAGAGGACACCGACGCCGCCGGCGACGAGCTCGCCCTCGTCGATCTGTCCTAG
- a CDS encoding ATP-binding cassette domain-containing protein has protein sequence MPSTDKAVVVEGIKKSFGAVTALRDVSFDVGRGEVLGLLGPNGAGKTTTVNILSTLIKPDSGRAMIAGHDVVTDPAGVRRALMLTGQHAALDDLLTGRENLLMFGRLQGLKKKVAKQRAQELLEQFDLVGAGDRAVGNYSGGMKRRIDIACGLVVRPEVVFLDEPTTGLDPRSRQAIWELVTDFKEAGIATLLTTQYLEEADLLSDRIIVIDKGTVIAEGTADQLKERTGGTYCEIVPRQLSRLREVARVLGPLLPAAHRDALTDTSDRISMPAPDGPNTLMQALHLLSEADIELSDIALRRPSLDEVFLALTGDHPKARDESEDPRLAADAYA, from the coding sequence ATGCCAAGCACCGATAAAGCGGTGGTCGTCGAAGGGATCAAGAAGTCCTTCGGCGCCGTCACCGCATTGCGCGATGTCAGTTTCGATGTGGGACGCGGCGAGGTCCTCGGACTCCTGGGTCCCAACGGTGCGGGCAAGACGACCACGGTCAACATCCTGTCGACACTGATCAAGCCGGACAGCGGCCGCGCGATGATCGCCGGACACGACGTCGTCACCGATCCGGCGGGGGTCCGCCGGGCTCTGATGCTGACCGGCCAGCACGCCGCGCTCGACGACCTGCTCACGGGTCGGGAGAACCTGCTGATGTTCGGTCGCCTGCAGGGCCTCAAGAAGAAGGTCGCCAAGCAGCGCGCCCAGGAGCTGCTCGAGCAGTTCGATCTGGTGGGGGCCGGCGACCGCGCGGTGGGCAACTACTCCGGCGGCATGAAGCGCCGCATCGACATCGCCTGCGGGCTGGTGGTCCGCCCCGAGGTGGTGTTCCTCGACGAGCCGACGACCGGACTGGATCCGCGCAGCCGTCAGGCCATCTGGGAACTGGTCACCGACTTCAAAGAAGCCGGCATCGCGACATTGCTGACCACGCAGTATCTCGAGGAGGCGGACCTGCTCAGCGACCGCATCATCGTGATCGACAAGGGCACCGTGATCGCCGAGGGCACCGCCGACCAGCTCAAGGAGCGCACCGGTGGCACCTACTGCGAGATCGTCCCGCGCCAGCTCAGCCGGTTGCGTGAGGTGGCACGTGTCCTCGGCCCGCTGCTGCCCGCCGCCCACCGCGACGCGCTCACCGACACCTCCGACCGGATCTCGATGCCCGCCCCGGACGGGCCGAACACGCTGATGCAGGCGCTGCACCTGCTCAGCGAGGCCGACATCGAGCTGTCCGACATCGCGTTGCGGCGGCCGTCGCTCGACGAGGTGTTCCTGGCGCTGACCGGCGATCATCCGAAGGCCCGCGACGAGTCCGAGGACCCACGACTCGCCGCGGACGCGTACGCGTGA
- a CDS encoding ABC transporter permease — protein sequence MTAQSAVKTAPRQAAIPHALRPPVSAIQQWWVLTVRMITPTLRNGELATQVVGSIVFTVGYYLPLKQMMGAVQPLSSYAQYLTPLIVLQAIWFAAISAAFRSATDSVQGINRRFRAMPIPSSTPLAARMTASMYRCCIALAVSVGCGYVIGFRFEAGVLGILGFVGLVLLIGAALAIIGDLIGVATQNPEATAPMMLIPQLTLGLASVGLQPVEQFPDWIQGFVRNQPLSQWVYALQALAGDSTDAAPDATVAVLGSAVAWAAGCIVVALVLHVWVSRRRRS from the coding sequence GTGACCGCACAGAGCGCGGTGAAGACGGCGCCACGCCAGGCAGCGATCCCGCACGCGCTGCGACCGCCGGTGTCGGCGATCCAGCAGTGGTGGGTGCTGACGGTCCGGATGATCACCCCGACGCTGCGCAACGGCGAGCTCGCCACGCAGGTCGTCGGCTCGATCGTGTTCACCGTCGGCTATTACCTGCCGCTCAAGCAGATGATGGGCGCGGTGCAGCCGCTGAGCAGCTATGCGCAGTATCTGACCCCGCTGATCGTGCTGCAGGCCATCTGGTTCGCCGCGATCTCGGCGGCGTTCCGGTCGGCGACCGACTCGGTGCAGGGCATCAACCGGCGCTTCCGTGCGATGCCGATCCCGTCGAGCACCCCGCTGGCCGCTCGGATGACGGCCAGCATGTACCGCTGCTGTATCGCGCTGGCGGTGTCGGTGGGGTGCGGCTACGTGATCGGTTTCCGCTTCGAGGCCGGTGTGCTGGGCATCCTCGGCTTCGTCGGACTGGTGCTGCTCATCGGTGCGGCGCTGGCGATCATCGGTGACCTGATCGGCGTCGCGACGCAGAATCCCGAGGCGACGGCCCCGATGATGCTGATTCCGCAGCTGACGCTCGGCCTCGCGTCGGTGGGTCTGCAACCGGTGGAGCAGTTCCCCGACTGGATCCAGGGCTTCGTCCGCAACCAGCCGCTCTCGCAGTGGGTCTACGCGCTGCAGGCGCTCGCCGGCGACAGCACCGACGCGGCCCCGGATGCGACCGTGGCCGTTCTGGGGTCCGCGGTGGCGTGGGCTGCCGGGTGCATCGTGGTGGCCCTGGTGCTGCACGTCTGGGTCAGCAGGAGACGGCGCTCATGA
- a CDS encoding ABC transporter permease, whose protein sequence is MTVESSPSATYRVGGKHRRAHVWENSPRQLVPQVAVLTGRILRRWSRDPATLVQSMVMPAVFLIALDIVLGDVIEAVTGHSGLYGQVPLVALVGGMTGSIIGAVGIMRERDAGLLSRLWVVPVHRAAGLLARLAADFIRITAITLVVMSVGLVLGFRFEQGIPAAIAWVFMPALFGVTLSAAVLTLALFSSSTIAPQATEILIAILMFFSIGFVPLDQYPEWLQPFVEHQPVSTTIEAMKGLSLEGPIAQPVLFSVLWAAGIAAVCAVPLAIGYRRASKRG, encoded by the coding sequence ATGACCGTGGAGTCCTCGCCGTCGGCGACCTACCGGGTCGGCGGCAAGCATCGTCGCGCCCACGTGTGGGAGAACTCGCCCAGACAGCTCGTGCCGCAGGTGGCGGTGCTGACGGGACGCATCCTGCGGCGGTGGAGCCGGGACCCGGCGACCCTGGTGCAGTCGATGGTGATGCCCGCGGTGTTCCTGATCGCGCTCGACATCGTGCTCGGCGACGTCATCGAGGCGGTGACCGGGCACAGCGGCCTGTACGGCCAGGTTCCGCTCGTCGCGTTGGTCGGCGGGATGACCGGATCGATCATCGGCGCGGTCGGCATCATGCGGGAGCGTGACGCCGGTCTGCTGTCCCGGTTGTGGGTGGTGCCGGTGCACCGTGCGGCCGGTCTGCTGGCCCGTCTGGCGGCGGACTTCATCCGCATCACCGCGATAACACTGGTCGTGATGTCGGTCGGGCTCGTGCTGGGATTCCGGTTCGAGCAGGGGATTCCGGCCGCGATCGCCTGGGTTTTCATGCCCGCGTTGTTCGGGGTCACGTTGTCGGCCGCGGTGCTGACGCTGGCGTTGTTCTCGTCGAGCACCATCGCACCGCAGGCGACCGAGATCCTCATCGCGATCCTGATGTTCTTCTCCATCGGCTTCGTGCCGCTCGACCAGTATCCGGAGTGGCTGCAGCCCTTCGTCGAGCATCAACCCGTCAGCACTACGATCGAGGCGATGAAGGGCCTGTCCCTTGAGGGTCCGATCGCACAGCCGGTGCTGTTCTCGGTGCTGTGGGCGGCCGGCATCGCCGCGGTCTGCGCCGTGCCGCTGGCGATCGGGTATCGCAGGGCCAGCAAGCGCGGCTGA
- a CDS encoding phthiocerol/phthiodiolone dimycocerosyl transferase, with product MFPSSGIRKLARSEEMFAETQNFVGLAAHVRGTVDETALADAFDALLQAHPVLNGHLEQLPDGKWEIVLDDLMHEGLEVVECHGDQEPPPLLFDQTAALTHLRLTRRDDETHLTLYIHHSLADGHHQFSLVEELFSTYTDLVTTGTARQAPVAPAPAALETILSDRGVEKKLRSGLERLLAAMFAYDVPPSRRAPAENNPVLPQRVPMEFCKLSEAETENIIGFCRANKLGLNSLLSASILMAEWQLRETPNIPVPYVYPVDLRYLLSPPVSATECTNPVGIATYLAEISPDTDVVDLARDINDTFKADIADGVIQQSFLHFSPQYVGNPPGLPDVVMFTDNGIVPPMRMPPDMELAASHGELYFAVGAGIEIYTSKIFAGRLMIEYHSHGPAPEKSVQTIETLLRGIAARQAAARVS from the coding sequence ATGTTTCCTTCTTCGGGCATCCGCAAGCTCGCACGCAGCGAGGAGATGTTCGCCGAGACGCAGAACTTCGTCGGGCTCGCCGCGCATGTGCGCGGCACCGTCGACGAGACCGCGTTGGCGGACGCGTTCGACGCGCTGCTGCAGGCGCATCCGGTGCTCAACGGGCACTTGGAGCAGCTTCCGGACGGCAAGTGGGAGATCGTGCTGGACGACCTGATGCACGAGGGCCTGGAAGTCGTGGAGTGCCACGGCGACCAGGAGCCGCCGCCGCTGCTGTTCGACCAGACCGCAGCGCTGACCCATCTGCGGTTGACCCGGCGGGACGACGAGACGCACCTGACCCTCTACATCCACCACAGCCTGGCCGACGGGCACCACCAGTTCAGCCTCGTCGAGGAGTTGTTCTCGACCTACACCGACCTCGTCACCACCGGCACCGCACGGCAGGCTCCGGTGGCGCCGGCCCCGGCGGCACTGGAGACCATCCTGTCCGACCGTGGCGTGGAGAAGAAGCTGCGCTCCGGCCTGGAGCGGCTGCTGGCGGCGATGTTCGCCTATGACGTGCCGCCGTCGCGCCGCGCGCCGGCGGAGAACAACCCGGTTCTGCCGCAACGGGTTCCGATGGAGTTCTGCAAACTCTCGGAGGCCGAGACCGAGAACATCATCGGGTTCTGCCGGGCCAACAAGCTCGGTCTGAACAGCCTGCTGTCGGCGTCGATCCTGATGGCGGAGTGGCAGCTGCGCGAGACGCCGAACATCCCGGTGCCCTACGTCTACCCGGTGGACCTGCGTTACCTGCTCTCGCCGCCGGTGTCGGCCACCGAGTGCACCAACCCCGTCGGCATCGCGACCTATCTGGCCGAGATCTCACCCGACACCGACGTCGTCGACCTCGCCCGCGACATCAACGACACCTTCAAGGCCGACATCGCCGACGGTGTGATCCAGCAGAGCTTCCTGCATTTCAGTCCGCAGTACGTCGGGAACCCGCCGGGCCTGCCCGATGTCGTGATGTTCACCGACAACGGCATCGTGCCGCCGATGCGGATGCCCCCGGACATGGAGCTCGCCGCCAGCCACGGGGAGCTCTACTTCGCCGTCGGGGCCGGCATCGAGATCTACACCAGCAAGATCTTCGCCGGCCGGCTGATGATCGAGTACCACTCGCACGGTCCGGCGCCGGAGAAGTCCGTGCAGACGATCGAGACGCTGCTGCGCGGGATCGCAGCGCGTCAGGCGGCGGCGCGTGTCAGCTGA
- a CDS encoding class I SAM-dependent methyltransferase, whose product MTDKVSIDLTGPAQTMLTTLYLKALDADFDRPVLGDRFAKEAIERIDYDWADLGVTGRWAPIVTVRTAQYDIWAKQFIAAHGDCTVVHLGCGLDSRVFRVDPGPNVQWYDVDFPGVIELREKVYPSRPNYHLLPTPATELSWLDQIPTGKPLLFLAEGISMYLTEDEGVALLRRVVERFGSGELQIDFYNWLPIKSQKTQTLVRKTGSTLYWAVNSPEDILSKVPGTRLLAAATLFDASTAARASAPFKVLGRAVRAVPPLRNALQYHRYGFGPVS is encoded by the coding sequence ATGACCGACAAGGTTTCCATCGATCTGACCGGGCCCGCCCAGACGATGCTGACGACCCTCTATCTCAAAGCCCTCGACGCCGACTTCGACCGCCCCGTGCTCGGCGACCGGTTCGCCAAGGAGGCCATCGAGCGCATCGACTACGACTGGGCAGACCTCGGGGTCACCGGACGATGGGCGCCGATCGTCACCGTGCGCACCGCGCAGTACGACATCTGGGCCAAGCAGTTCATCGCCGCGCACGGCGACTGCACGGTCGTCCACCTCGGCTGTGGCCTCGACAGCCGCGTCTTCCGCGTCGACCCGGGACCGAACGTGCAGTGGTACGACGTCGACTTCCCGGGCGTGATCGAGCTGCGCGAGAAGGTCTACCCGTCGCGGCCGAACTACCACCTGCTGCCGACCCCGGCGACCGAGCTGTCGTGGCTCGACCAGATCCCGACCGGCAAGCCGCTGCTGTTCCTGGCCGAGGGCATCAGCATGTATCTGACCGAGGACGAGGGCGTCGCGCTGCTGCGGCGCGTCGTCGAACGCTTCGGATCCGGCGAACTGCAGATCGACTTCTACAACTGGCTTCCGATCAAGTCGCAGAAGACCCAGACCCTGGTCCGCAAAACCGGTTCCACGCTGTACTGGGCCGTCAACAGCCCCGAGGACATCCTGTCGAAGGTGCCCGGCACCCGGCTGCTGGCTGCGGCGACGCTGTTCGACGCGAGCACCGCGGCGCGGGCGTCCGCCCCGTTCAAGGTGCTGGGCCGGGCCGTGCGCGCGGTGCCGCCGCTGCGCAACGCTCTGCAGTACCACCGCTACGGGTTCGGGCCCGTCAGCTGA
- a CDS encoding flavodoxin family protein, whose product MNSAGESNGTRVLLVYYSYTGQTQKVLDAAADVLRERGCEVTLAPIEFVDPQYSEPFTRFPMRSVWPDMFSVYKAQGRGETGEIRTPDAVRDGRYDLVIFGSPTWWDTVSMPLRSFLESGDAKALLDGTPYAVVTVCRRLWRGNLEAVRELADKQGGRFADSIHFEYPGGQLTSLLSLASYLGSGEYKQRYLGVKIPTTNISAGQVDQARSFAGRLADRLFGGR is encoded by the coding sequence GTGAATTCAGCGGGTGAGTCGAACGGCACCAGGGTGCTTCTCGTCTACTACTCCTATACCGGACAAACACAGAAGGTCCTCGACGCGGCGGCCGACGTGCTGCGCGAGCGCGGGTGTGAGGTGACGTTGGCGCCCATCGAGTTCGTGGATCCGCAGTACTCCGAACCGTTCACCCGGTTCCCGATGCGCAGTGTGTGGCCGGACATGTTCAGTGTGTACAAGGCGCAGGGCAGGGGGGAGACCGGTGAGATCCGTACGCCGGATGCGGTGCGCGACGGGCGCTATGACCTGGTGATCTTCGGGTCGCCGACGTGGTGGGACACGGTCAGCATGCCGCTGCGGTCGTTCCTGGAGTCCGGGGACGCCAAGGCGCTGCTCGACGGCACACCGTACGCGGTGGTGACGGTGTGCCGCCGCCTCTGGCGGGGGAACCTGGAGGCGGTGCGTGAACTCGCCGACAAGCAGGGCGGCCGCTTCGCCGACAGCATCCACTTCGAGTACCCGGGTGGTCAGCTGACGTCGTTGCTGTCACTGGCCAGCTATCTCGGCTCGGGGGAGTACAAGCAGCGTTATCTCGGGGTGAAGATCCCGACCACGAACATCAGTGCCGGACAGGTGGATCAGGCACGTTCCTTCGCAGGACGGCTGGCGGACCGGCTGTTCGGCGGGCGTTGA
- a CDS encoding DUF2505 domain-containing protein codes for MPRPFDVETDSPAGVEAILRAFGDESYWNARITEFGGGATTLDALEVDADGAVAVATTQDLRNDLLPGPLTKVFRGNLSIVRTETWRRDGAGVVSGAVTISASGVPGSGVGDAALLPLPDGSRLTLAGTVEVKIPLVGGRVEKVICDQIVVEIPQLQRFTSDWIAQHG; via the coding sequence GTGCCGAGACCCTTTGACGTCGAGACCGATTCGCCCGCCGGCGTCGAGGCGATCCTGCGGGCTTTCGGCGACGAGAGCTACTGGAACGCCCGGATCACCGAATTCGGCGGCGGCGCAACGACGCTGGACGCCCTCGAGGTCGACGCCGACGGCGCCGTCGCGGTGGCCACCACCCAGGATCTGCGCAACGATCTGCTGCCGGGTCCGCTGACGAAGGTGTTTCGCGGCAACCTCTCGATCGTGCGGACCGAGACCTGGCGGCGCGACGGCGCCGGCGTGGTCAGCGGCGCGGTGACGATCTCCGCGTCCGGCGTGCCGGGCAGCGGTGTCGGCGACGCCGCTCTGCTGCCGTTGCCGGACGGGTCGCGGCTGACGCTGGCCGGTACGGTCGAGGTCAAGATCCCGCTCGTCGGCGGACGGGTCGAGAAGGTCATCTGCGACCAGATCGTCGTCGAGATCCCGCAACTGCAGCGCTTCACCTCGGATTGGATTGCCCAGCATGGCTGA